One window of the Pseudomonas knackmussii B13 genome contains the following:
- a CDS encoding DUF1513 domain-containing protein, which translates to MLRRHVIGLGSLLLGALSFGGWTLSRKGKEPLLLSARDDADGKHYAVGYRLDGSCVFATEVGLRCHAIVQHPHRPLALFVARRPGRTSYLIDLDSGRLLQSIDSQPNRHFYGHGVWHKDGEWLYATENDTSDPGRGLLGLYRFDGERLQHSGEVPTHGLGPHEVAWLPDGETLVVANGGIRTEAESRVEMNLDAMEPSLVLMRRDGALLSKETLPQQMNSVRHLAIASDGTIVACQQYMGDAHERADLLAIKRPGQPFQAFPLADEQRQAMTQYTASVAVHDELRLVALTAPRGNRFFIWDLDSGALRLDAPLPDCAGVGAVKDGFVVTSGQGRCRLYDCRKAEIAMQPLQLPPAFWDNHLHLAS; encoded by the coding sequence ATGCTGCGACGTCACGTGATCGGCCTGGGCAGCCTGCTGCTCGGCGCCCTCTCCTTCGGCGGCTGGACGCTGTCGCGCAAAGGCAAGGAGCCGTTGCTGCTGTCCGCCCGCGACGACGCGGATGGCAAGCACTACGCGGTCGGCTACCGTCTCGACGGCAGCTGCGTGTTCGCCACCGAGGTGGGCCTGCGCTGCCACGCCATCGTGCAGCATCCGCACCGGCCGCTGGCCCTCTTCGTCGCACGCCGCCCGGGCCGCACCAGCTACCTGATCGACCTCGACAGCGGCCGCCTGCTGCAGTCCATCGACTCGCAGCCGAACCGCCACTTCTACGGCCACGGCGTCTGGCACAAGGACGGCGAATGGCTCTACGCCACCGAGAACGACACCAGCGATCCGGGCCGCGGCCTCCTGGGCCTGTACCGCTTTGACGGCGAACGCCTGCAGCACAGCGGTGAAGTCCCGACCCACGGCCTGGGCCCCCACGAAGTGGCCTGGCTGCCCGACGGCGAGACCCTGGTGGTCGCCAACGGCGGCATCCGCACCGAAGCCGAGAGCCGCGTCGAGATGAACCTCGACGCCATGGAGCCAAGCCTGGTGCTGATGCGCCGCGACGGCGCGCTGCTCTCCAAGGAAACCCTGCCCCAGCAGATGAACAGCGTGCGTCACCTGGCCATCGCAAGCGACGGCACCATAGTCGCCTGCCAGCAGTACATGGGCGACGCCCACGAGCGCGCCGATCTGCTCGCCATCAAGCGCCCGGGCCAGCCGTTCCAAGCCTTCCCGCTGGCCGACGAGCAACGCCAGGCAATGACCCAGTACACCGCCAGCGTGGCTGTGCACGACGAGCTGCGCCTGGTGGCGCTGACCGCGCCGCGCGGCAACCGCTTCTTCATCTGGGACCTCGACAGCGGCGCCCTGCGCCTGGACGCTCCGCTGCCCGACTGCGCCGGGGTCGGCGCGGTCAAGGACGGCTTCGTGGTCACCTCCGGACAGGGCCGCTGCCGCCTCTACGACTGCCGCAAGGCCGAGATCGCCATGCAGCCGCTGCAACTGCCGCCGGCGTTCTGGGACAACCACCTGCACCTGGCTTCCTGA
- a CDS encoding imelysin family protein, translated as MFRPRLLLTSLAIALGACSPQDPQATTSAALAQQVILPAYGRWVDADRALASSALAFCQGKEDLAKARADFVAAQKAWAELQPLLIGPLAEGNRAWQIQFYPDKKNLVARQVEQLLNDNPQIDPAGLAKSSVVVQGLTAYEYILFDAKIDLADAATKARYCPLLEAIGAHQQALAEDILTRWKADNGTLAQMSKFPNARYADAHEAIAEMLRVQVTGLDLLKKKLGTPLGRQSKGIPQPFQAENWRSDTSLASLESSLNGAEALWKGTDGKGLRGLLPSEQKELAGKIDAAYAEVHGKFAALKQPLGDLLKDDAGIKQLNDLYDSLNTVHRLHETDLAKALGVQLGFNANDGD; from the coding sequence ATGTTCCGCCCCCGACTACTGCTCACCAGCCTTGCCATCGCCCTCGGCGCCTGCTCGCCGCAGGACCCGCAGGCGACCACCAGCGCCGCGCTGGCGCAGCAGGTCATCCTCCCGGCCTATGGGCGCTGGGTCGACGCCGACCGCGCGCTGGCCTCCAGCGCGCTGGCGTTCTGCCAGGGCAAGGAAGACCTGGCCAAGGCGCGTGCCGACTTCGTCGCCGCGCAGAAGGCCTGGGCCGAGCTGCAGCCACTGCTGATCGGGCCGCTGGCCGAAGGCAACCGGGCCTGGCAGATCCAGTTCTACCCCGACAAGAAGAACCTGGTCGCTCGCCAGGTCGAGCAACTGCTCAACGACAACCCGCAGATCGACCCGGCCGGCCTGGCCAAGTCCAGCGTCGTGGTGCAGGGCCTGACCGCCTACGAATACATCCTCTTCGACGCCAAGATCGACCTCGCCGACGCCGCCACCAAGGCGCGCTACTGCCCGCTGCTGGAAGCCATCGGCGCGCACCAGCAGGCCCTGGCCGAAGACATCCTGACCCGCTGGAAGGCCGACAACGGCACCCTCGCGCAGATGAGCAAGTTCCCCAACGCGCGCTATGCCGACGCCCATGAGGCCATTGCCGAGATGCTGCGCGTGCAGGTCACCGGCCTCGACCTGCTGAAGAAGAAACTCGGCACGCCGCTGGGCCGCCAGAGCAAGGGCATCCCGCAGCCCTTCCAGGCCGAGAACTGGCGCAGCGACACCTCCCTCGCCAGCCTGGAATCGAGCCTCAACGGCGCCGAGGCGCTGTGGAAAGGCACCGACGGCAAGGGCCTGCGCGGCCTGCTGCCGAGCGAGCAGAAGGAGCTGGCCGGCAAGATCGACGCCGCCTATGCCGAGGTTCACGGCAAGTTCGCCGCGCTCAAGCAGCCGCTGGGCGACCTGCTCAAGGATGACGCCGGCATCAAGCAGCTCAACGACCTGTACGACAGCCTGAACACCGTCCACCGCCTGCACGAGACCGACCTGGCCAAGGCCCTGGGCGTGCAGCTCGGCTTCAACGCCAACGACGGCGACTGA
- a CDS encoding di-heme oxidoredictase family protein has protein sequence MYRRPRPLLLVPLLAALALAGCKPDQPKAEAEPGEALSGGAGTLFQNDHNAFSMPAANLAPSRRLDFSVGNSFFRNPWVIAPSTTTARDGLGPLYNTNACQNCHIKDGRGHPPGPNDINAVSMLVRLSIPAAAGDAATLQRLGVVPEPVYGGQLQDAAIPGVVPEARVRVDYEPQTVTFADGTEVELRKPILRITRLGYGPMHPDTMFSARVAPPMIGLGLLEAIPEVAILANADPKDLNGDGIRGRANRVWDDAAQKTVLGRFGWKAGQPSVPQQNAHAFASDMGLTSDRLPHDDCTETQTACREAIDGGKPEVTRNIFDPILFYTRNLAVPARRMVDDPQVLAGKALFHEAGCAACHIPKFTTDADAAEPELANQVIRPYSDLLLHDMGEGLSDNRPEFLASGRDWRTAPLWGIGLTQAVNGHTQFLHDGRARNLLEAVLWHGGEAEAAKQRVLAFDAEQRSALLEFLNSL, from the coding sequence ATGTATCGCCGTCCACGCCCCCTGCTCCTGGTTCCGCTGCTCGCCGCGCTCGCCCTTGCCGGTTGCAAGCCGGACCAGCCCAAGGCAGAGGCCGAGCCTGGCGAAGCCCTTTCCGGTGGTGCCGGCACCCTGTTCCAGAACGACCACAACGCCTTCTCGATGCCGGCGGCGAACCTCGCGCCGAGCCGCCGTCTGGACTTCAGCGTCGGCAACAGCTTCTTCCGCAATCCCTGGGTCATCGCCCCTTCGACCACCACGGCGCGCGACGGTCTGGGTCCGCTGTACAACACCAACGCCTGCCAGAACTGCCACATCAAGGACGGCCGTGGTCATCCACCGGGGCCGAACGACATCAACGCGGTATCCATGCTGGTGCGCCTGTCGATTCCCGCCGCCGCCGGCGACGCAGCGACCCTGCAGCGCCTGGGCGTGGTGCCCGAGCCGGTGTACGGCGGCCAGTTGCAGGACGCGGCCATTCCCGGCGTGGTTCCGGAAGCCCGCGTGCGGGTGGACTACGAGCCGCAGACGGTGACTTTCGCCGATGGCACCGAGGTCGAGCTGCGCAAACCGATCCTGCGCATTACCCGTCTCGGCTACGGGCCGATGCACCCCGACACTATGTTCTCCGCCCGCGTCGCCCCGCCAATGATCGGCCTGGGCTTGCTGGAAGCCATTCCCGAAGTGGCGATCCTGGCCAATGCCGATCCCAAGGATCTGAATGGCGACGGCATCCGCGGGCGCGCCAACCGGGTCTGGGACGATGCGGCACAGAAGACCGTGCTCGGCCGTTTCGGCTGGAAGGCCGGGCAACCGAGCGTGCCGCAGCAGAATGCCCATGCCTTCGCCAGCGACATGGGCCTGACCAGCGACCGCCTGCCCCACGACGATTGCACCGAGACCCAGACCGCCTGCCGCGAAGCCATCGACGGCGGCAAGCCCGAGGTCACCCGCAATATCTTCGACCCGATCCTGTTCTACACCCGCAACCTCGCGGTGCCGGCGCGGCGCATGGTCGACGACCCGCAGGTGCTGGCTGGCAAGGCACTGTTCCACGAAGCCGGCTGCGCCGCCTGCCACATTCCCAAGTTCACCACCGACGCCGACGCTGCCGAGCCGGAGCTCGCCAACCAGGTCATCCGCCCGTACAGCGACCTGCTCTTGCACGACATGGGCGAAGGCCTCTCCGACAACCGCCCGGAATTCCTCGCCAGCGGCCGCGACTGGCGCACTGCGCCCCTGTGGGGCATCGGCCTGACCCAGGCGGTCAACGGCCACACCCAGTTCCTCCACGACGGCCGCGCCCGCAACCTGCTCGAAGCCGTGCTCTGGCATGGCGGCGAAGCCGAAGCCGCCAAGCAGCGCGTACTGGCCTTCGACGCCGAGCAGCGCAGCGCCCTGCTGGAATTCCTGAATTCACTCTAA
- a CDS encoding imelysin family protein codes for MTRMPWATASLLAIAISLAGCGDDKKEAAAQAAAPAASTQSAAPAIKADEAAVKAVVKNYADIAEAVYGDSLSTAKALQTAVDALIAKPSEANLKAAREAWLAARVPYSQSEAFRFGNKVVDDWEGAINAWPLDEGLIDYVAKDYQHAEGNPAASANIIANTEIQVGEDKIDVKEITGEKLASLNEVAGSEANVATGYHAIEFLLWGQDLNGSNPGAGNRPYTDYAQGKDCTNGHCDRRAAYLKAATDLLVSSLEEMVGNWKSGVADNYRAKLEADNASTNLRKMFFGMGSLSLGELAGERMKVALEANSTEDEHDCFSDNTHHTLYFDAAGIRNVYLGEYKRVDGSVVKGPSLSDLVAKADAQANDTLKADLDGTQAKMQAIVDRAEKDGVHFDQMIAPADEADHKIIRDAIASLVKQTGSIEKAAAALGIQDLKPDNADHQF; via the coding sequence ATGACTCGTATGCCCTGGGCAACTGCCAGCCTGCTGGCCATTGCCATCTCTCTCGCCGGCTGCGGCGACGACAAGAAAGAAGCCGCCGCCCAAGCAGCCGCGCCCGCGGCCAGCACACAGAGCGCAGCGCCGGCGATCAAGGCCGACGAGGCAGCGGTCAAGGCGGTAGTGAAGAACTACGCAGATATCGCCGAAGCCGTGTACGGCGACTCCCTGAGCACCGCCAAGGCCCTGCAGACCGCCGTCGACGCGCTGATCGCCAAGCCCAGCGAAGCCAACCTGAAAGCCGCCCGCGAAGCCTGGCTGGCCGCCCGCGTCCCCTACTCGCAGAGCGAAGCCTTCCGCTTCGGCAACAAGGTCGTCGACGATTGGGAAGGCGCGATCAATGCCTGGCCGCTGGATGAAGGCCTGATCGACTACGTCGCCAAGGACTACCAGCACGCCGAGGGCAACCCGGCCGCCAGCGCCAACATCATCGCCAACACCGAGATCCAGGTCGGCGAAGACAAGATCGACGTGAAGGAAATCACCGGCGAGAAGCTGGCCAGCCTGAACGAAGTCGCCGGCTCCGAAGCCAACGTCGCCACCGGCTACCACGCCATCGAGTTCCTCCTCTGGGGCCAGGACCTGAACGGCAGCAACCCCGGCGCCGGCAACCGTCCGTACACCGACTACGCCCAAGGCAAGGACTGCACCAACGGCCATTGCGACCGTCGCGCCGCCTACCTGAAGGCCGCCACCGACCTGCTGGTGTCCAGCCTCGAAGAGATGGTCGGCAACTGGAAATCCGGCGTGGCCGATAACTACCGCGCCAAGCTGGAGGCCGACAACGCGTCCACCAACCTGCGCAAGATGTTCTTCGGCATGGGCAGCCTGTCCCTCGGCGAGCTGGCCGGCGAGCGCATGAAAGTGGCCCTGGAAGCCAACTCCACCGAAGACGAACACGACTGCTTCAGCGACAACACCCACCACACCCTGTACTTCGATGCCGCCGGCATCCGTAACGTCTACCTGGGCGAGTACAAGCGCGTGGATGGCAGCGTAGTGAAAGGCCCGAGCCTGTCCGACCTGGTGGCCAAGGCCGACGCCCAGGCCAATGACACCCTGAAGGCCGACCTCGACGGCACCCAGGCGAAGATGCAGGCCATCGTCGACCGCGCGGAGAAAGACGGCGTGCACTTCGACCAGATGATCGCCCCGGCCGACGAGGCCGACCACAAGATCATCCGCGACGCCATCGCCTCGCTGGTCAAGCAGACCGGTTCGATCGAGAAAGCCGCCGCGGCCCTGGGCATCCAGGACCTCAAGCCGGACAACGCCGATCACCAGTTCTGA
- a CDS encoding putative bifunctional diguanylate cyclase/phosphodiesterase yields the protein MKLDPRHRLSLKLLRVVLLAALVVGVVLSCAQIVFDAYKARQAVHSDAQRILAMVRDPSTQAVYSLDRDMAMQVLEGLFQHEAVRYAAIGHPDEPMLAEKSRPLLDSPTRWLTDPILGPEQHYSIRLVGRGDPGEYYGDLKITLDTAPYGQDFVVTSIIIFISGILRALAMALVLFLVYHWLLTKPLWRIIDNLSSINPDRPGEHKLPMLQGHEQNELGLWINTANQLLESIERNGHLRREAEDSLLRISQYDFLTGLPNRKLLQQRLDQILSDAGRLEHRVAVLCLGLDDFKGINEQHGYQFGDQLLIALADRLRAHSANLGALARLGGDQFTLIQADIEQPYEAAELAQRILDDLEQPFQLDQQSVQLRATIGITLYPEDGESTEKLLQKAEQTMTLAKTRSRNRYQFYIASVDSEMRRRRELEKDLRDALSRDELHLVYQPQVDYRDHRVVGVEALLRWQHPTQGWVAPDLFIPLAEQNGSIFAIGEWVLDQACRQLREWHDQGFDDLRMAVNLSTIQLRHSALPRVVSNFLQIHRLPPRSLELEVTETGLMEDISTAAQHLLSLRRAGALIAIDDFGTGYSSLSYLKSLPLDKIKIDKSFVQDLLQDDDDATIVRAIIQLGKSLGMQVIAEGVETVEQEAYIIAQGCHEGQGYLYSKPLPARELTLYLKQARRLAEAAGSPPSIERR from the coding sequence TTGAAACTGGACCCCCGGCACCGACTCTCACTGAAGCTGCTGCGCGTAGTTCTGCTCGCGGCGTTGGTGGTCGGCGTCGTCCTGAGTTGCGCACAGATCGTCTTCGATGCCTACAAGGCCCGCCAGGCCGTGCATTCCGATGCCCAACGCATCCTGGCCATGGTCCGCGACCCCTCGACCCAGGCGGTCTACAGTCTCGACCGCGACATGGCGATGCAGGTCCTCGAAGGCCTGTTCCAGCACGAGGCCGTGCGCTATGCCGCCATCGGCCACCCCGACGAACCCATGCTGGCGGAGAAGTCCCGCCCGCTGCTGGACAGCCCGACCCGCTGGCTCACCGACCCCATCCTCGGCCCCGAGCAGCACTATTCGATCCGCCTGGTCGGCCGCGGCGACCCGGGCGAGTACTACGGCGACCTGAAGATCACCCTGGACACCGCCCCCTACGGCCAGGACTTCGTCGTCACCTCGATCATCATTTTCATCTCCGGCATTCTCCGCGCCCTGGCCATGGCCCTGGTGCTGTTCCTGGTCTACCACTGGCTGCTGACCAAACCGCTCTGGCGGATCATCGACAACCTGTCGAGCATCAACCCCGACCGCCCCGGCGAGCACAAGCTGCCCATGCTTCAAGGCCACGAGCAGAACGAGCTCGGCCTGTGGATCAACACCGCCAACCAGTTGCTGGAATCCATCGAGCGCAACGGCCACCTGCGCCGCGAAGCCGAGGACAGCCTGCTGCGCATCTCCCAGTACGACTTCCTCACCGGCCTGCCGAACCGCAAGCTGCTGCAGCAGCGCCTGGACCAGATCCTCTCCGACGCCGGCCGCCTGGAGCACCGCGTGGCCGTGCTGTGCCTGGGCCTGGACGACTTCAAGGGCATCAACGAGCAGCACGGCTATCAGTTCGGCGACCAGTTGCTGATCGCCCTCGCCGACCGCCTGCGCGCCCACAGCGCCAATCTCGGCGCCCTGGCTCGCCTGGGCGGCGACCAGTTCACCCTGATCCAGGCCGACATCGAGCAACCCTACGAGGCGGCGGAACTGGCGCAACGGATCCTCGACGACCTCGAGCAGCCCTTCCAGCTCGACCAGCAGTCGGTCCAGCTGCGCGCCACCATCGGCATCACCCTCTACCCCGAAGACGGCGAGAGCACCGAGAAGCTGCTGCAGAAAGCCGAGCAGACCATGACCCTGGCCAAGACTCGCTCGCGCAACCGCTACCAGTTCTACATCGCCAGCGTCGACAGCGAGATGCGCCGCCGCCGCGAGCTCGAGAAGGACCTGCGCGACGCCCTGTCCCGCGACGAATTGCACCTGGTCTACCAACCGCAGGTGGACTACCGCGACCACCGGGTGGTCGGCGTCGAGGCCCTGCTGCGCTGGCAGCACCCGACCCAGGGCTGGGTCGCACCGGACCTGTTCATCCCGCTGGCGGAGCAGAACGGCAGCATCTTCGCCATCGGCGAGTGGGTGCTCGACCAGGCCTGCCGGCAACTGCGCGAATGGCATGACCAGGGCTTCGACGACCTGCGCATGGCCGTCAACCTGTCGACCATCCAGCTACGCCACAGCGCCCTGCCGCGCGTGGTCAGCAACTTCCTGCAGATCCACCGCCTGCCGCCGCGCTCACTGGAACTGGAAGTCACCGAAACCGGCCTGATGGAAGACATTTCCACCGCCGCCCAGCACCTGCTCAGCCTGCGCCGCGCCGGCGCACTGATCGCCATCGACGACTTCGGTACCGGCTACTCCTCGCTCAGCTACCTGAAGAGCCTGCCGCTGGACAAGATCAAGATCGACAAGAGCTTCGTGCAGGACCTGCTGCAGGACGACGACGACGCCACCATCGTCCGCGCCATCATCCAGCTCGGCAAAAGCCTCGGCATGCAGGTCATCGCCGAAGGCGTGGAGACCGTCGAGCAGGAGGCCTACATCATCGCCCAGGGTTGCCACGAGGGTCAGGGTTACCTCTACAGCAAGCCGCTGCCCGCCCGCGAGCTGACCCTCTACCTGAAGCAGGCGCGACGCCTGGCCGAAGCCGCCGGAAGCCCCCCCTCCATCGAACGACGCTGA
- the sodB gene encoding superoxide dismutase [Fe], translated as MAFELPPLPYAKNALEPHISAETLEYHHDKHHNTYVVNLNNLVPGTEFEGKSLEDIVKTSSGGIFNNAAQVWNHTFYWNCLSPNGGGQPTGALADAINAAFGSFDKFKEEFTKTSVGTFGSGWGWLVKKADGSLALASTIGAGCPLTSGDTPLLTCDVWEHAYYIDYRNLRPKYVEAFWNLVNWDYVAQNFAA; from the coding sequence ATGGCTTTCGAATTGCCGCCGCTGCCTTACGCGAAGAATGCCCTTGAGCCGCACATTTCGGCGGAAACCCTGGAATACCACCACGACAAGCACCACAACACCTACGTCGTGAACCTGAACAACCTGGTCCCCGGCACCGAATTCGAAGGCAAGAGCCTGGAAGACATCGTCAAGACCTCTTCCGGCGGCATCTTCAACAACGCGGCCCAAGTGTGGAACCACACCTTCTACTGGAACTGCCTGAGCCCCAACGGCGGTGGCCAGCCCACCGGCGCCCTGGCTGATGCCATCAACGCCGCCTTCGGTTCCTTCGACAAGTTCAAGGAAGAGTTCACCAAGACTTCCGTCGGCACCTTCGGTTCCGGCTGGGGCTGGCTGGTGAAGAAGGCCGACGGCTCCCTGGCCCTGGCCAGCACCATCGGCGCCGGCTGCCCGCTGACCAGCGGCGACACCCCGCTGCTGACCTGCGACGTATGGGAACACGCCTACTACATCGACTACCGCAACCTGCGTCCGAAGTACGTAGAAGCGTTCTGGAACCTGGTGAACTGGGACTACGTAGCGCAGAACTTCGCTGCCTGA
- a CDS encoding LysE/ArgO family amino acid transporter, with protein MWQSYLNGLLMAAGLIIAIGAQNAFVLAQSLRREHHLSVALLCVLCDAILVSAGVFGLARILAENPTLLAIARWGGVIFLVWYGFKALHRALSPQAMAEASETGPRSRRAVLMAALAVTLLNPHVYLDTVLLIGSLGAQQAAPGAYAMGAASASLLWFFTLALGAAWLSPWLARPTTWRLVDLMVAVMMLGMASQLVLAN; from the coding sequence ATGTGGCAGAGCTACCTGAACGGGCTGCTGATGGCAGCAGGGCTGATCATCGCCATCGGCGCGCAGAACGCCTTCGTCCTGGCGCAGAGCCTGCGTCGCGAGCATCACCTGTCGGTGGCCCTGCTCTGCGTGCTGTGCGACGCCATCCTGGTCAGCGCCGGGGTGTTCGGCCTGGCGCGGATCCTGGCGGAGAACCCTACGCTGCTCGCCATCGCGCGCTGGGGCGGCGTGATCTTCCTCGTCTGGTACGGGTTCAAGGCGCTGCACCGCGCCCTTTCCCCCCAGGCCATGGCCGAAGCCAGCGAAACCGGGCCACGCTCGCGCCGCGCAGTGCTGATGGCGGCGCTGGCGGTGACCTTGCTGAACCCGCACGTGTACCTCGATACCGTACTGCTGATCGGCTCCCTCGGCGCCCAGCAGGCCGCGCCCGGCGCCTACGCCATGGGTGCCGCCAGCGCCTCGCTGCTGTGGTTCTTCACCCTCGCCCTCGGCGCCGCCTGGCTCTCGCCCTGGCTGGCGCGGCCGACCACCTGGCGCCTGGTCGACCTGATGGTCGCGGTGATGATGCTGGGCATGGCCAGCCAGTTGGTGCTCGCCAACTGA
- a CDS encoding ACT domain-containing protein produces the protein MAGETSLSALLREMKPVLNPGEYVFCTLPGTQIPADAEVIGSFREREGLTLILPRAEAERLDLAYDYVAAWLTLEVHSALQAVGLTAAVAGALAEAGISCNVIAGYFHDHLFVAHRDGAPAVEVLRRLSAEERA, from the coding sequence ATGGCTGGCGAAACCTCCCTTTCCGCGCTGCTGCGCGAAATGAAGCCGGTGCTCAATCCCGGCGAATACGTGTTCTGCACCCTGCCCGGCACGCAGATACCAGCCGACGCCGAAGTGATCGGCAGCTTCCGCGAGCGCGAAGGACTGACGCTGATCCTCCCTCGCGCCGAGGCCGAGCGCCTGGACCTGGCCTACGACTACGTCGCCGCCTGGCTGACCCTCGAAGTGCATTCGGCGCTTCAGGCCGTGGGGCTGACCGCTGCCGTCGCCGGCGCGCTCGCCGAGGCAGGGATCAGCTGCAATGTCATCGCCGGCTACTTCCACGATCACCTGTTCGTCGCCCACCGCGACGGCGCGCCGGCCGTCGAAGTGCTGCGGCGCCTGTCCGCCGAAGAGAGGGCCTGA
- a CDS encoding LysR family transcriptional regulator ArgP, protein MIMFDYKLLAALAAVVEQGGFERGAQALGLSQSAISQRIKLLEARVGQPVLVRAARPQPTELGRRLLNHVQQVRLLEGDLQQWVPALDEGGSPERLRLALNADSLATWWAGAVGAFCAERRVLLDLVVEDQEVGLKRMRAGEVAGCVCGSPRPVAGARSEALGAMRYRGLASPAFIARHFPDGVRPEALLRAPAIVYGPDDQLQHRYLAELGVDGRFLYHLCPSSEGFVRMTCGDLGWGLVPEQQVRGELARGELVDLLPGRVIDVPLYWHHWRNGGELLGALTDHLLRHAPEQLVPIAGD, encoded by the coding sequence CTGATCATGTTCGACTACAAGTTGCTGGCGGCGCTCGCCGCCGTGGTGGAGCAGGGCGGTTTCGAGCGGGGCGCCCAGGCGCTGGGGTTGTCGCAGTCGGCCATTTCGCAACGGATCAAGCTGCTTGAAGCGCGCGTCGGCCAGCCGGTGCTGGTGCGTGCGGCGCGGCCGCAACCGACGGAGTTGGGGCGCCGCCTGCTCAACCATGTGCAGCAGGTGCGTTTGCTCGAAGGCGATCTGCAGCAATGGGTGCCGGCGTTGGACGAAGGCGGCTCGCCCGAGCGCCTGCGCCTGGCATTGAACGCCGACAGCCTGGCGACCTGGTGGGCCGGTGCGGTCGGCGCCTTTTGCGCCGAGCGGCGGGTGTTGCTCGACCTGGTGGTGGAAGACCAGGAAGTCGGCCTCAAGCGCATGCGTGCGGGCGAAGTGGCCGGCTGCGTCTGCGGCAGTCCGCGACCTGTAGCTGGAGCACGCAGCGAAGCGCTGGGCGCCATGCGCTATCGCGGCCTGGCCAGCCCGGCTTTCATTGCCCGGCATTTCCCCGACGGCGTGCGCCCCGAGGCCCTGCTACGGGCACCGGCCATCGTCTACGGCCCGGACGACCAATTGCAGCACCGCTACCTGGCCGAGTTGGGCGTGGATGGACGCTTCCTTTATCACCTGTGCCCTTCTTCGGAGGGCTTCGTGCGCATGACTTGCGGCGATCTCGGCTGGGGCCTGGTTCCCGAACAGCAGGTTCGCGGCGAGCTGGCGCGTGGCGAGTTGGTCGACTTGCTGCCGGGGCGGGTGATCGACGTGCCGCTCTACTGGCACCACTGGCGCAATGGCGGCGAATTGCTCGGTGCGCTCACCGACCACCTGCTGCGCCATGCGCCCGAGCAACTGGTGCCCATCGCTGGCGATTGA
- a CDS encoding NAD-dependent epimerase/dehydratase family protein, producing MKILVTGASGFIGGRFARFALEQGLAVRVNGRRAEALEPLVKRGAEFMPGDLNDPALVRQLCAGVDAVVHCAGAVGVWGPLESFRQANVVMTESIVEACLKQGVRRLVHLSSPSIYFDGQAHVGITEAQVPTRFANHYGSTKYESEKVALGAAEFGLEVLALRPRFVTGAGDTSIFPRLIAAQRKGKLKVIGNGLNKVDFTSIQNLNDALFSALLATGPALGQAYNISNGQPIPLWDVVNYVLRRLDLPPVKGHMPYPLAYTVAAISEGVSYLKPGRPEPTLTRMGMAVLAKDFSLDISRARQFLDYDPRASLWDALDEFCDWWKQKGAQGV from the coding sequence ATGAAGATTCTGGTGACCGGAGCCAGCGGGTTCATCGGTGGACGTTTCGCTCGTTTCGCCCTGGAGCAAGGCCTGGCGGTGCGGGTCAACGGCCGCCGTGCCGAGGCGCTGGAGCCCCTGGTCAAGCGCGGCGCGGAGTTCATGCCGGGCGACCTGAACGACCCGGCACTGGTGCGCCAGCTATGCGCGGGAGTGGACGCGGTTGTGCATTGTGCCGGCGCGGTCGGCGTGTGGGGGCCATTGGAGTCGTTCCGCCAGGCCAACGTGGTGATGACCGAATCCATCGTCGAAGCCTGTCTGAAGCAGGGCGTGCGGCGCCTGGTGCACCTGTCTTCCCCTTCGATCTATTTCGATGGCCAGGCGCATGTCGGTATCACCGAGGCGCAGGTGCCGACCCGCTTCGCCAACCACTACGGCTCGACCAAGTACGAGTCCGAGAAAGTCGCCCTCGGCGCCGCCGAGTTCGGCCTGGAGGTCTTGGCGCTGCGTCCGCGCTTCGTCACCGGCGCCGGCGACACCAGCATCTTCCCGCGGCTGATCGCGGCGCAGCGCAAGGGCAAGCTGAAGGTCATCGGCAACGGCTTGAACAAGGTCGATTTCACCAGCATCCAGAACCTCAACGACGCCCTGTTCAGCGCGCTGCTGGCCACCGGGCCGGCACTCGGCCAGGCCTACAACATCAGCAACGGCCAGCCGATTCCGCTGTGGGATGTCGTCAATTACGTGCTGCGCCGCCTCGATCTACCACCTGTGAAAGGACACATGCCATACCCGCTGGCGTACACGGTGGCGGCTATCAGCGAAGGCGTCAGCTACCTCAAGCCCGGCCGACCGGAGCCGACCCTGACGCGCATGGGCATGGCGGTGCTGGCCAAGGACTTCAGCCTGGATATCAGCCGCGCCCGGCAGTTCCTCGACTACGACCCGCGCGCCAGCCTGTGGGATGCGCTGGACGAGTTCTGCGACTGGTGGAAACAGAAGGGGGCGCAGGGCGTATAA